A window of the Callospermophilus lateralis isolate mCalLat2 chromosome 7, mCalLat2.hap1, whole genome shotgun sequence genome harbors these coding sequences:
- the Srrm1 gene encoding serine/arginine repetitive matrix protein 1 isoform X7, with protein sequence MSKVNLEVIKPWITKRVTEILGFEDDVVIEFIFNQLEVKNPDSKMMQINLTGFLNGKNAREFMGELWPLLLSAQENIAGIPSAFLELKKEEIKQRQIEQEKLASMKKQDEDKDKRDKEEKESSREKRERSRSPRRRKSRSPSPRRRSSPVRRERKRSHSRSPRHRTKSRSPSPAPEKKEKTPELPEPSVKVKEPSVQEATSTSDILKVPKPEPIPEPKEPSPEKNSKKEKEKEKTRPRSRSRSKSRSRTRSRSPSHTRPRRRHRSRSRSYSPRRRPSPRRRPSPRRRTPPRRMPPPPRHRRSRSPVRRRRRSSASLSGSSSSSSSSRSRSPPKKPPKRTSSPPRKTRRLSPSASPPRRRHRPSPPATPPPKTRHSPTPQQSNRTRKSRVSVSPGRTSGKVTKHKGTEKRESPSPAPKPRKVELSESEEDKGGKMAAADSVQQRRQYRRQNQQSSSDSGSSSSSEDEQPKRSHVKNGEVGRRRRHSPSRSASPSPRKRQKETSPRMQMGKRWQSPVTKSGRRRRSPSPPPARRRRSPSPAPPPRRRRSPTPPPRRRTPSPPPRRRSPSPRRYSPPIQRRYSPSPPPKRRTASPPPPPKRRASPSPPPKRRVSHSPPPKQRSSPVAKRRSPSLSSKHRKGSSPSRSTREARSPQPNKRHSPSPRPRAPQTSSSPPPVRRGASASPQRRQSPSPSTRPIRRVSRTPEPKKTKKAASPSPQSVRRVSSSRSVSGSPEPAAKKPPAPPSPVQSQSPSTNWSPAVPVQKAKSPTPSPSPARNSDQEGGGKKKKKKKDKKHKKDKKHKKHKKHKKEKAMAAAAAAPVTPAAIAAATTTSAQEEPEAAPEPKKETESEAEDNLDDLEKHLREKALRSMRKAQVSPQS encoded by the exons AATCCAGACTCCAAAATGATGCAAATCAACCTGACTGGATTTTTGAATGGGAAAAATGCTAGAGAATTTATGGGAGAGCTTTGGCCCCTACTGTTAAGTGCACAAGAAAACATCGCTGGAATCCCTTCTGCTTTCCTAGAActtaagaaagaagaaataaaacagagacag ATTGAACAAGAAAAATTGGCATCTATGAAAAAACaagatgaagacaaagataagagggataaggaagaaaaagaaagcagcagagaaaaaagagagaggtctCGAAGCCCAAGAAG ACGCAAATCCAGATCTCCTTCCCCTAGAAGACGGTCTTCCCCTGTCAGGAGGGAGAGAAAGCGCAGTCATTCTCGATCTCCCCGTCACAGAACCAAGAGCCGGAGTCCTTCCCCTGCtccagaaaagaaggaaaaaactcCAGAGCTCCCAGAACCTTCAGTGAAAGTAAAAGAACCTTCAGTACAAGAGGCCACATCTACAAG TGACATCTTGAAAGTTCCCAAGCCTGAACCTATACCAGAGCCTAAAGAACCTTCTCctgaaaaaaattccaaaaaagaaaaggaaaaggaaaagactcGACCAAGATCTCGGTCACGTTCCAAATCAAGATCACGGACGCGTTCTCGGTCTCCTTCTCATACTCGCCCAAGACGGCGCCATAGATCCCGATCAAG ATCATATTCGCCTAGAAGGCGGCCAAGCCCAAGAAGGCGGCCATCTCCTCGAAGAAGAACTCCACCGAGACGAATGCCTCCTCCACCAAGGCATCGAAGGAGTAGATCTCCTGTTAGACG AAGAAGGCGTTCATCAGCATCCTTGTCTGGGAGTAGCTCATCATCCTCTTCATCTCGTTCCCGGTCACCGCCAAAGAAGCCTCCCAAGAGGACATCTAGCCCCCCTCGAAAAACTCGTAGGTTATCTCCTTCAGCAAGTCCTCCTCGGAGAAGACACAGGCCATCACCTCCAGCAACTCCTCCACCAAAAACTCGTCATTCCCCAACACCCCAGCAGTCAAATCGTACAAGAAAAAGCCGTGTTTCTGTGTCTCCAGGGAGAACTTCAGGTAAAG TGACAAAACATAAAGGTACTGAGAAAAGAGAGTCACCTTCACCAGCACCAAAGCCTAGAAAAGTAGAGTTATCTGAATCAG AAGAAGATAAAGGTGGCAAAATGGCTGCAGCAGATTCTGTGCAGCAGAGACGCCAATACAGACGACAGAACCAGCAGTCTTCTTCTG ACTctggctcctcctcctcttcagaAGATGAGCAACCCAAGAGATCACATGTGAAGAATGGCGAGGTAGGCAGGCGGCGGAGACATTCCCCTTCTCGCAGTGCCTCTCCTTCACCACGGAAGCGCCAAAAAGAGACCTCTCCTCG GATGCAGATGGGAAAGCGATGGCAATCGCCAGTGACTAAAAG TGGTAGACGGAGGAGAAGTCCCTCCCCACCACCCGCCCGAAGGCGACGCTCTCCTTCTCCCGCTCCTCCTCCTCGGCGGCGCAGATCTCCCACACCACCACCTCGGCGAAG GactccttctcctccccctcGTCGGCGCTCACCTTCCCCAAGAAGATACTCTCCTCCAATACAGAGGAGATACTCTCCTTCTCCACCTCCAAAAAGAAGAACAGcctctcctccacctcctcctaaaCGAAGGGCATCTCCATCTCCACCACCAAAGCGCCGGGTCTCCCATTCTCCTCCTCCCAAACAGAGGAGCTCTCCAGTCGCCAAGAGACGTTCGCCTTCTTTATCATCAAAGCATAGGAAAGGGTCTTCCCCAAGCCGCTCTACCCGGGAGGCTCGGTCGCCACAACCAAACAAACGGCATTCTCCCTCGCCACGGCCTCGAGCTCCTCAGACATCCTCAAGTCCTCCACCTGTTCGACGAGGAGCATCAGCATCACCCCAAAGAAGGCAGTCCCCATCTCCAAGTACTAGGCCCATTAGGAGAGTCTCCAGGACTCCAGAACctaaaaagacaaaaaa GGCCGCCTCACCAAGCCCACAGTCCGTAAGAAGGGTCTCATCCTCCCGATCTGTCTCTGGATCTCCTGAACCAGCAGCTAAAAAGCCCCCAGCACCTCCATCCCCTGTCCAGTCTCAGTCACCCTCAACAAACTGGTCACCAGCGGTACCGGTCCAAAAGGCTAAAAGCCCAACACCGAGCCCATCGCCAGCCAGG AATTCAGATCAAGAAGGAggtggaaagaaaaagaagaaaaagaaggacaaGAAACACAAAAAGGATAAGAAACACAAGAAGCACAAAAAACACAAGAAGGAAAAGGCAATGGCCGCAGCTGCTGCTGCGCCTGTGACCCCTGCAGCCATTGCCGCCGCCACAACCACGTCAGCACAGGAGGAACCCGAGGCAGCACCGGAGCCCAAGAAG GAGACTGAAAGTGAAGCTGAAGATAACCTCGATGACTTAGAAAAGCACCTGCGAGAAAAAGCCCTGAGGTCCATGCGGAAGGCTCAAGTGTCCCCTCAGTCTTAG
- the Srrm1 gene encoding serine/arginine repetitive matrix protein 1 isoform X5 — translation MDAGFFRGTSAEQDNRFSNKQKKLLKQLKFAECLEKKVDMSKVNLEVIKPWITKRVTEILGFEDDVVIEFIFNQLEVKNPDSKMMQINLTGFLNGKNAREFMGELWPLLLSAQENIAGIPSAFLELKKEEIKQRQIEQEKLASMKKQDEDKDKRDKEEKESSREKRERSRSPRRRKSRSPSPRRRSSPVRRERKRSHSRSPRHRTKSRSPSPAPEKKEKTPELPEPSVKVKEPSVQEATSTSDILKVPKPEPIPEPKEPSPEKNSKKEKEKEKTRPRSRSRSKSRSRTRSRSPSHTRPRRRHRSRSRSYSPRRRPSPRRRPSPRRRTPPRRMPPPPRHRRSRSPVRRRRRSSASLSGSSSSSSSSRSRSPPKKPPKRTSSPPRKTRRLSPSASPPRRRHRPSPPATPPPKTRHSPTPQQSNRTRKSRVSVSPGRTSVTKHKGTEKRESPSPAPKPRKVELSESEEDKGGKMAAADSVQQRRQYRRQNQQSSSDSGSSSSSEDEQPKRSHVKNGEVGRRRRHSPSRSASPSPRKRQKETSPRGRRRRSPSPPPARRRRSPSPAPPPRRRRSPTPPPRRRTPSPPPRRRSPSPRRYSPPIQRRYSPSPPPKRRTASPPPPPKRRASPSPPPKRRVSHSPPPKQRSSPVAKRRSPSLSSKHRKGSSPSRSTREARSPQPNKRHSPSPRPRAPQTSSSPPPVRRGASASPQRRQSPSPSTRPIRRVSRTPEPKKTKKAASPSPQSVRRVSSSRSVSGSPEPAAKKPPAPPSPVQSQSPSTNWSPAVPVQKAKSPTPSPSPARNSDQEGGGKKKKKKKDKKHKKDKKHKKHKKHKKEKAMAAAAAAPVTPAAIAAATTTSAQEEPEAAPEPKKETESEAEDNLDDLEKHLREKALRSMRKAQVSPQS, via the exons AATCCAGACTCCAAAATGATGCAAATCAACCTGACTGGATTTTTGAATGGGAAAAATGCTAGAGAATTTATGGGAGAGCTTTGGCCCCTACTGTTAAGTGCACAAGAAAACATCGCTGGAATCCCTTCTGCTTTCCTAGAActtaagaaagaagaaataaaacagagacag ATTGAACAAGAAAAATTGGCATCTATGAAAAAACaagatgaagacaaagataagagggataaggaagaaaaagaaagcagcagagaaaaaagagagaggtctCGAAGCCCAAGAAG ACGCAAATCCAGATCTCCTTCCCCTAGAAGACGGTCTTCCCCTGTCAGGAGGGAGAGAAAGCGCAGTCATTCTCGATCTCCCCGTCACAGAACCAAGAGCCGGAGTCCTTCCCCTGCtccagaaaagaaggaaaaaactcCAGAGCTCCCAGAACCTTCAGTGAAAGTAAAAGAACCTTCAGTACAAGAGGCCACATCTACAAG TGACATCTTGAAAGTTCCCAAGCCTGAACCTATACCAGAGCCTAAAGAACCTTCTCctgaaaaaaattccaaaaaagaaaaggaaaaggaaaagactcGACCAAGATCTCGGTCACGTTCCAAATCAAGATCACGGACGCGTTCTCGGTCTCCTTCTCATACTCGCCCAAGACGGCGCCATAGATCCCGATCAAG ATCATATTCGCCTAGAAGGCGGCCAAGCCCAAGAAGGCGGCCATCTCCTCGAAGAAGAACTCCACCGAGACGAATGCCTCCTCCACCAAGGCATCGAAGGAGTAGATCTCCTGTTAGACG AAGAAGGCGTTCATCAGCATCCTTGTCTGGGAGTAGCTCATCATCCTCTTCATCTCGTTCCCGGTCACCGCCAAAGAAGCCTCCCAAGAGGACATCTAGCCCCCCTCGAAAAACTCGTAGGTTATCTCCTTCAGCAAGTCCTCCTCGGAGAAGACACAGGCCATCACCTCCAGCAACTCCTCCACCAAAAACTCGTCATTCCCCAACACCCCAGCAGTCAAATCGTACAAGAAAAAGCCGTGTTTCTGTGTCTCCAGGGAGAACTTCAG TGACAAAACATAAAGGTACTGAGAAAAGAGAGTCACCTTCACCAGCACCAAAGCCTAGAAAAGTAGAGTTATCTGAATCAG AAGAAGATAAAGGTGGCAAAATGGCTGCAGCAGATTCTGTGCAGCAGAGACGCCAATACAGACGACAGAACCAGCAGTCTTCTTCTG ACTctggctcctcctcctcttcagaAGATGAGCAACCCAAGAGATCACATGTGAAGAATGGCGAGGTAGGCAGGCGGCGGAGACATTCCCCTTCTCGCAGTGCCTCTCCTTCACCACGGAAGCGCCAAAAAGAGACCTCTCCTCG TGGTAGACGGAGGAGAAGTCCCTCCCCACCACCCGCCCGAAGGCGACGCTCTCCTTCTCCCGCTCCTCCTCCTCGGCGGCGCAGATCTCCCACACCACCACCTCGGCGAAG GactccttctcctccccctcGTCGGCGCTCACCTTCCCCAAGAAGATACTCTCCTCCAATACAGAGGAGATACTCTCCTTCTCCACCTCCAAAAAGAAGAACAGcctctcctccacctcctcctaaaCGAAGGGCATCTCCATCTCCACCACCAAAGCGCCGGGTCTCCCATTCTCCTCCTCCCAAACAGAGGAGCTCTCCAGTCGCCAAGAGACGTTCGCCTTCTTTATCATCAAAGCATAGGAAAGGGTCTTCCCCAAGCCGCTCTACCCGGGAGGCTCGGTCGCCACAACCAAACAAACGGCATTCTCCCTCGCCACGGCCTCGAGCTCCTCAGACATCCTCAAGTCCTCCACCTGTTCGACGAGGAGCATCAGCATCACCCCAAAGAAGGCAGTCCCCATCTCCAAGTACTAGGCCCATTAGGAGAGTCTCCAGGACTCCAGAACctaaaaagacaaaaaa GGCCGCCTCACCAAGCCCACAGTCCGTAAGAAGGGTCTCATCCTCCCGATCTGTCTCTGGATCTCCTGAACCAGCAGCTAAAAAGCCCCCAGCACCTCCATCCCCTGTCCAGTCTCAGTCACCCTCAACAAACTGGTCACCAGCGGTACCGGTCCAAAAGGCTAAAAGCCCAACACCGAGCCCATCGCCAGCCAGG AATTCAGATCAAGAAGGAggtggaaagaaaaagaagaaaaagaaggacaaGAAACACAAAAAGGATAAGAAACACAAGAAGCACAAAAAACACAAGAAGGAAAAGGCAATGGCCGCAGCTGCTGCTGCGCCTGTGACCCCTGCAGCCATTGCCGCCGCCACAACCACGTCAGCACAGGAGGAACCCGAGGCAGCACCGGAGCCCAAGAAG GAGACTGAAAGTGAAGCTGAAGATAACCTCGATGACTTAGAAAAGCACCTGCGAGAAAAAGCCCTGAGGTCCATGCGGAAGGCTCAAGTGTCCCCTCAGTCTTAG
- the Srrm1 gene encoding serine/arginine repetitive matrix protein 1 isoform X3 — protein sequence MDAGFFRGTSAEQDNRFSNKQKKLLKQLKFAECLEKKVDMSKVNLEVIKPWITKRVTEILGFEDDVVIEFIFNQLEVKNPDSKMMQINLTGFLNGKNAREFMGELWPLLLSAQENIAGIPSAFLELKKEEIKQRQIEQEKLASMKKQDEDKDKRDKEEKESSREKRERSRSPRRRKSRSPSPRRRSSPVRRERKRSHSRSPRHRTKSRSPSPAPEKKEKTPELPEPSVKVKEPSVQEATSTSDILKVPKPEPIPEPKEPSPEKNSKKEKEKEKTRPRSRSRSKSRSRTRSRSPSHTRPRRRHRSRSRSYSPRRRPSPRRRPSPRRRTPPRRMPPPPRHRRSRSPVRRRRRSSASLSGSSSSSSSSRSRSPPKKPPKRTSSPPRKTRRLSPSASPPRRRHRPSPPATPPPKTRHSPTPQQSNRTRKSRVSVSPGRTSVTKHKGTEKRESPSPAPKPRKVELSESEEDKGGKMAAADSVQQRRQYRRQNQQSSSDSGSSSSSEDEQPKRSHVKNGEVGRRRRHSPSRSASPSPRKRQKETSPRMQMGKRWQSPVTKSGRRRRSPSPPPARRRRSPSPAPPPRRRRSPTPPPRRRTPSPPPRRRSPSPRRYSPPIQRRYSPSPPPKRRTASPPPPPKRRASPSPPPKRRVSHSPPPKQRSSPVAKRRSPSLSSKHRKGSSPSRSTREARSPQPNKRHSPSPRPRAPQTSSSPPPVRRGASASPQRRQSPSPSTRPIRRVSRTPEPKKTKKAASPSPQSVRRVSSSRSVSGSPEPAAKKPPAPPSPVQSQSPSTNWSPAVPVQKAKSPTPSPSPARNSDQEGGGKKKKKKKDKKHKKDKKHKKHKKHKKEKAMAAAAAAPVTPAAIAAATTTSAQEEPEAAPEPKKETESEAEDNLDDLEKHLREKALRSMRKAQVSPQS from the exons AATCCAGACTCCAAAATGATGCAAATCAACCTGACTGGATTTTTGAATGGGAAAAATGCTAGAGAATTTATGGGAGAGCTTTGGCCCCTACTGTTAAGTGCACAAGAAAACATCGCTGGAATCCCTTCTGCTTTCCTAGAActtaagaaagaagaaataaaacagagacag ATTGAACAAGAAAAATTGGCATCTATGAAAAAACaagatgaagacaaagataagagggataaggaagaaaaagaaagcagcagagaaaaaagagagaggtctCGAAGCCCAAGAAG ACGCAAATCCAGATCTCCTTCCCCTAGAAGACGGTCTTCCCCTGTCAGGAGGGAGAGAAAGCGCAGTCATTCTCGATCTCCCCGTCACAGAACCAAGAGCCGGAGTCCTTCCCCTGCtccagaaaagaaggaaaaaactcCAGAGCTCCCAGAACCTTCAGTGAAAGTAAAAGAACCTTCAGTACAAGAGGCCACATCTACAAG TGACATCTTGAAAGTTCCCAAGCCTGAACCTATACCAGAGCCTAAAGAACCTTCTCctgaaaaaaattccaaaaaagaaaaggaaaaggaaaagactcGACCAAGATCTCGGTCACGTTCCAAATCAAGATCACGGACGCGTTCTCGGTCTCCTTCTCATACTCGCCCAAGACGGCGCCATAGATCCCGATCAAG ATCATATTCGCCTAGAAGGCGGCCAAGCCCAAGAAGGCGGCCATCTCCTCGAAGAAGAACTCCACCGAGACGAATGCCTCCTCCACCAAGGCATCGAAGGAGTAGATCTCCTGTTAGACG AAGAAGGCGTTCATCAGCATCCTTGTCTGGGAGTAGCTCATCATCCTCTTCATCTCGTTCCCGGTCACCGCCAAAGAAGCCTCCCAAGAGGACATCTAGCCCCCCTCGAAAAACTCGTAGGTTATCTCCTTCAGCAAGTCCTCCTCGGAGAAGACACAGGCCATCACCTCCAGCAACTCCTCCACCAAAAACTCGTCATTCCCCAACACCCCAGCAGTCAAATCGTACAAGAAAAAGCCGTGTTTCTGTGTCTCCAGGGAGAACTTCAG TGACAAAACATAAAGGTACTGAGAAAAGAGAGTCACCTTCACCAGCACCAAAGCCTAGAAAAGTAGAGTTATCTGAATCAG AAGAAGATAAAGGTGGCAAAATGGCTGCAGCAGATTCTGTGCAGCAGAGACGCCAATACAGACGACAGAACCAGCAGTCTTCTTCTG ACTctggctcctcctcctcttcagaAGATGAGCAACCCAAGAGATCACATGTGAAGAATGGCGAGGTAGGCAGGCGGCGGAGACATTCCCCTTCTCGCAGTGCCTCTCCTTCACCACGGAAGCGCCAAAAAGAGACCTCTCCTCG GATGCAGATGGGAAAGCGATGGCAATCGCCAGTGACTAAAAG TGGTAGACGGAGGAGAAGTCCCTCCCCACCACCCGCCCGAAGGCGACGCTCTCCTTCTCCCGCTCCTCCTCCTCGGCGGCGCAGATCTCCCACACCACCACCTCGGCGAAG GactccttctcctccccctcGTCGGCGCTCACCTTCCCCAAGAAGATACTCTCCTCCAATACAGAGGAGATACTCTCCTTCTCCACCTCCAAAAAGAAGAACAGcctctcctccacctcctcctaaaCGAAGGGCATCTCCATCTCCACCACCAAAGCGCCGGGTCTCCCATTCTCCTCCTCCCAAACAGAGGAGCTCTCCAGTCGCCAAGAGACGTTCGCCTTCTTTATCATCAAAGCATAGGAAAGGGTCTTCCCCAAGCCGCTCTACCCGGGAGGCTCGGTCGCCACAACCAAACAAACGGCATTCTCCCTCGCCACGGCCTCGAGCTCCTCAGACATCCTCAAGTCCTCCACCTGTTCGACGAGGAGCATCAGCATCACCCCAAAGAAGGCAGTCCCCATCTCCAAGTACTAGGCCCATTAGGAGAGTCTCCAGGACTCCAGAACctaaaaagacaaaaaa GGCCGCCTCACCAAGCCCACAGTCCGTAAGAAGGGTCTCATCCTCCCGATCTGTCTCTGGATCTCCTGAACCAGCAGCTAAAAAGCCCCCAGCACCTCCATCCCCTGTCCAGTCTCAGTCACCCTCAACAAACTGGTCACCAGCGGTACCGGTCCAAAAGGCTAAAAGCCCAACACCGAGCCCATCGCCAGCCAGG AATTCAGATCAAGAAGGAggtggaaagaaaaagaagaaaaagaaggacaaGAAACACAAAAAGGATAAGAAACACAAGAAGCACAAAAAACACAAGAAGGAAAAGGCAATGGCCGCAGCTGCTGCTGCGCCTGTGACCCCTGCAGCCATTGCCGCCGCCACAACCACGTCAGCACAGGAGGAACCCGAGGCAGCACCGGAGCCCAAGAAG GAGACTGAAAGTGAAGCTGAAGATAACCTCGATGACTTAGAAAAGCACCTGCGAGAAAAAGCCCTGAGGTCCATGCGGAAGGCTCAAGTGTCCCCTCAGTCTTAG
- the Srrm1 gene encoding serine/arginine repetitive matrix protein 1 isoform X1, with the protein MDAGFFRGTSAEQDNRFSNKQKKLLKQLKFAECLEKKVDMSKVNLEVIKPWITKRVTEILGFEDDVVIEFIFNQLEVKNPDSKMMQINLTGFLNGKNAREFMGELWPLLLSAQENIAGIPSAFLELKKEEIKQRQIEQEKLASMKKQDEDKDKRDKEEKESSREKRERSRSPRRRKSRSPSPRRRSSPVRRERKRSHSRSPRHRTKSRSPSPAPEKKEKTPELPEPSVKVKEPSVQEATSTSDILKVPKPEPIPEPKEPSPEKNSKKEKEKEKTRPRSRSRSKSRSRTRSRSPSHTRPRRRHRSRSRSYSPRRRPSPRRRPSPRRRTPPRRMPPPPRHRRSRSPVRRRRRSSASLSGSSSSSSSSRSRSPPKKPPKRTSSPPRKTRRLSPSASPPRRRHRPSPPATPPPKTRHSPTPQQSNRTRKSRVSVSPGRTSGKVTKHKGTEKRESPSPAPKPRKVELSESEEDKGGKMAAADSVQQRRQYRRQNQQSSSDSGSSSSSEDEQPKRSHVKNGEVGRRRRHSPSRSASPSPRKRQKETSPRMQMGKRWQSPVTKSGRRRRSPSPPPARRRRSPSPAPPPRRRRSPTPPPRRRTPSPPPRRRSPSPRRYSPPIQRRYSPSPPPKRRTASPPPPPKRRASPSPPPKRRVSHSPPPKQRSSPVAKRRSPSLSSKHRKGSSPSRSTREARSPQPNKRHSPSPRPRAPQTSSSPPPVRRGASASPQRRQSPSPSTRPIRRVSRTPEPKKTKKAASPSPQSVRRVSSSRSVSGSPEPAAKKPPAPPSPVQSQSPSTNWSPAVPVQKAKSPTPSPSPARNSDQEGGGKKKKKKKDKKHKKDKKHKKHKKHKKEKAMAAAAAAPVTPAAIAAATTTSAQEEPEAAPEPKKETESEAEDNLDDLEKHLREKALRSMRKAQVSPQS; encoded by the exons AATCCAGACTCCAAAATGATGCAAATCAACCTGACTGGATTTTTGAATGGGAAAAATGCTAGAGAATTTATGGGAGAGCTTTGGCCCCTACTGTTAAGTGCACAAGAAAACATCGCTGGAATCCCTTCTGCTTTCCTAGAActtaagaaagaagaaataaaacagagacag ATTGAACAAGAAAAATTGGCATCTATGAAAAAACaagatgaagacaaagataagagggataaggaagaaaaagaaagcagcagagaaaaaagagagaggtctCGAAGCCCAAGAAG ACGCAAATCCAGATCTCCTTCCCCTAGAAGACGGTCTTCCCCTGTCAGGAGGGAGAGAAAGCGCAGTCATTCTCGATCTCCCCGTCACAGAACCAAGAGCCGGAGTCCTTCCCCTGCtccagaaaagaaggaaaaaactcCAGAGCTCCCAGAACCTTCAGTGAAAGTAAAAGAACCTTCAGTACAAGAGGCCACATCTACAAG TGACATCTTGAAAGTTCCCAAGCCTGAACCTATACCAGAGCCTAAAGAACCTTCTCctgaaaaaaattccaaaaaagaaaaggaaaaggaaaagactcGACCAAGATCTCGGTCACGTTCCAAATCAAGATCACGGACGCGTTCTCGGTCTCCTTCTCATACTCGCCCAAGACGGCGCCATAGATCCCGATCAAG ATCATATTCGCCTAGAAGGCGGCCAAGCCCAAGAAGGCGGCCATCTCCTCGAAGAAGAACTCCACCGAGACGAATGCCTCCTCCACCAAGGCATCGAAGGAGTAGATCTCCTGTTAGACG AAGAAGGCGTTCATCAGCATCCTTGTCTGGGAGTAGCTCATCATCCTCTTCATCTCGTTCCCGGTCACCGCCAAAGAAGCCTCCCAAGAGGACATCTAGCCCCCCTCGAAAAACTCGTAGGTTATCTCCTTCAGCAAGTCCTCCTCGGAGAAGACACAGGCCATCACCTCCAGCAACTCCTCCACCAAAAACTCGTCATTCCCCAACACCCCAGCAGTCAAATCGTACAAGAAAAAGCCGTGTTTCTGTGTCTCCAGGGAGAACTTCAGGTAAAG TGACAAAACATAAAGGTACTGAGAAAAGAGAGTCACCTTCACCAGCACCAAAGCCTAGAAAAGTAGAGTTATCTGAATCAG AAGAAGATAAAGGTGGCAAAATGGCTGCAGCAGATTCTGTGCAGCAGAGACGCCAATACAGACGACAGAACCAGCAGTCTTCTTCTG ACTctggctcctcctcctcttcagaAGATGAGCAACCCAAGAGATCACATGTGAAGAATGGCGAGGTAGGCAGGCGGCGGAGACATTCCCCTTCTCGCAGTGCCTCTCCTTCACCACGGAAGCGCCAAAAAGAGACCTCTCCTCG GATGCAGATGGGAAAGCGATGGCAATCGCCAGTGACTAAAAG TGGTAGACGGAGGAGAAGTCCCTCCCCACCACCCGCCCGAAGGCGACGCTCTCCTTCTCCCGCTCCTCCTCCTCGGCGGCGCAGATCTCCCACACCACCACCTCGGCGAAG GactccttctcctccccctcGTCGGCGCTCACCTTCCCCAAGAAGATACTCTCCTCCAATACAGAGGAGATACTCTCCTTCTCCACCTCCAAAAAGAAGAACAGcctctcctccacctcctcctaaaCGAAGGGCATCTCCATCTCCACCACCAAAGCGCCGGGTCTCCCATTCTCCTCCTCCCAAACAGAGGAGCTCTCCAGTCGCCAAGAGACGTTCGCCTTCTTTATCATCAAAGCATAGGAAAGGGTCTTCCCCAAGCCGCTCTACCCGGGAGGCTCGGTCGCCACAACCAAACAAACGGCATTCTCCCTCGCCACGGCCTCGAGCTCCTCAGACATCCTCAAGTCCTCCACCTGTTCGACGAGGAGCATCAGCATCACCCCAAAGAAGGCAGTCCCCATCTCCAAGTACTAGGCCCATTAGGAGAGTCTCCAGGACTCCAGAACctaaaaagacaaaaaa GGCCGCCTCACCAAGCCCACAGTCCGTAAGAAGGGTCTCATCCTCCCGATCTGTCTCTGGATCTCCTGAACCAGCAGCTAAAAAGCCCCCAGCACCTCCATCCCCTGTCCAGTCTCAGTCACCCTCAACAAACTGGTCACCAGCGGTACCGGTCCAAAAGGCTAAAAGCCCAACACCGAGCCCATCGCCAGCCAGG AATTCAGATCAAGAAGGAggtggaaagaaaaagaagaaaaagaaggacaaGAAACACAAAAAGGATAAGAAACACAAGAAGCACAAAAAACACAAGAAGGAAAAGGCAATGGCCGCAGCTGCTGCTGCGCCTGTGACCCCTGCAGCCATTGCCGCCGCCACAACCACGTCAGCACAGGAGGAACCCGAGGCAGCACCGGAGCCCAAGAAG GAGACTGAAAGTGAAGCTGAAGATAACCTCGATGACTTAGAAAAGCACCTGCGAGAAAAAGCCCTGAGGTCCATGCGGAAGGCTCAAGTGTCCCCTCAGTCTTAG